One Chloroflexota bacterium genomic window carries:
- the cysK gene encoding cysteine synthase A, with protein sequence MRIANDITELIGHTPLVRLNRIAAGTLATVVAKLESFNPCGSVKDRIGVSMIHAAEADGILHKDSVIVEPTSGNTGIALAFVAASRGYRLILTMPDTMSLERRNLLQAFGAEVVLTPGAEGMRGAVRRAVELVASIPNAWMPQQFKNPANPEIHRQTTAVEIWEDTDGQADILVAGVGTGGTITGVGQVIKPQKPTFRIIAVEPAASPVLSGGSAGPHKIQGIGAGFVPDVLQVDLIDEVFQVTNEEAFTMTRRLLREEGLLVGISAGAAAFATVEVAKRAENAGKLIVVVLPDTGERYLSTPVFQPVEPPAI encoded by the coding sequence ATGAGAATTGCTAACGATATCACAGAGCTGATCGGCCACACACCCCTGGTCCGCTTGAACCGGATAGCGGCTGGGACACTGGCCACCGTGGTGGCTAAGCTCGAGAGCTTCAATCCATGTGGCAGCGTGAAGGACCGTATTGGGGTGAGCATGATCCACGCTGCCGAAGCGGACGGCATCCTCCATAAGGATTCGGTGATCGTCGAACCGACCAGTGGCAACACCGGAATCGCCCTGGCTTTCGTGGCCGCCAGCCGCGGCTATCGCCTGATCCTGACGATGCCCGATACGATGAGCCTGGAGCGGCGTAACTTATTACAGGCCTTCGGTGCTGAGGTGGTACTTACCCCCGGCGCCGAGGGCATGCGAGGGGCCGTCCGGCGCGCTGTGGAGCTGGTGGCCAGCATCCCCAATGCCTGGATGCCCCAACAATTTAAGAATCCAGCCAATCCAGAGATCCACCGCCAGACGACAGCCGTAGAGATCTGGGAGGACACCGATGGCCAGGCGGATATCCTGGTGGCAGGAGTAGGCACCGGCGGCACGATCACTGGCGTAGGACAGGTCATCAAGCCCCAAAAACCCACGTTTAGGATCATAGCCGTGGAGCCAGCTGCCTCGCCCGTCCTTTCTGGTGGGTCAGCCGGTCCACATAAGATCCAGGGCATCGGCGCTGGATTCGTCCCTGATGTCCTCCAGGTGGATTTGATTGATGAAGTGTTTCAGGTGACCAATGAGGAGGCCTTCACGATGACGCGGCGTCTGCTCCGAGAGGAGGGGCTCCTGGTCGGTATCTCCGCGGGGGCGGCTGCCTTCGCCACAGTGGAGGTAGCCAAGCGAGCCGAGAATGCTGGAAAATTGATCGTCGTCGTCTTGCCGGACACGGGGGAGCGATATTTGAGCACACCTGTATTTCAGCCAGTAGAACCACCGGCAATTTAG
- the mnmA gene encoding tRNA 2-thiouridine(34) synthase MnmA produces the protein MSGGVDSSVAAALLKEKGYEVIGITLNIWPKEETADKAGRLDACCSLAAVEDARRVADRLSIPHYVLNFREIFATKVIADFCQEYARGRTPNPCIRCNQYIKFEALLHRAKELGADFVATGHYARAERDQRQGRYLLLRGIDQKKDQSYFLYTLTQEQLAHTLLPVGELTKTRTRQLAAQFDLPVAQKMESQEICFVPDNDYGTFLLDYIPEAIEPGPILDQQGNVLGQHRGLVFYTVGQRRGIGLATAQPLYVLRLDPNRNALIVGREDELYANELVASEVNLIAQLALSEPQLVQAKIRYRTPVAEAIIRPLDLTTVHVHFKEPQRAITPGQAVVFYDGDVVIGGGAILETKEKKFLKRFRKTIDIGGYTC, from the coding sequence ATGAGCGGGGGCGTTGACAGCTCCGTCGCTGCCGCCTTGCTGAAGGAGAAGGGGTACGAGGTCATCGGCATAACCCTGAACATCTGGCCGAAGGAGGAAACAGCCGACAAGGCCGGTCGTCTTGATGCCTGTTGTTCCTTGGCCGCCGTAGAGGATGCACGGCGCGTGGCCGACCGCTTGAGCATTCCACATTACGTCCTGAACTTTCGGGAGATCTTCGCCACTAAGGTCATCGCCGACTTCTGTCAGGAATATGCCCGTGGCCGAACGCCCAACCCATGCATCCGTTGTAACCAGTACATCAAGTTCGAGGCTCTGCTCCACAGGGCCAAGGAGTTGGGGGCAGACTTCGTCGCCACGGGTCATTATGCGCGGGCGGAACGTGATCAACGACAAGGAAGATACCTCCTTCTTAGAGGCATAGATCAAAAGAAGGATCAATCCTATTTCCTCTATACCTTGACCCAGGAACAGCTGGCTCACACCCTGTTGCCAGTGGGGGAGTTGACTAAGACAAGAACACGACAATTAGCCGCCCAGTTCGACCTGCCAGTCGCCCAAAAAATGGAGAGCCAGGAGATCTGCTTCGTCCCGGATAACGATTACGGGACTTTCCTCCTAGATTACATTCCCGAGGCGATCGAACCGGGTCCTATCCTGGATCAGCAGGGAAACGTTTTGGGACAACACCGCGGCCTGGTCTTCTACACCGTTGGGCAGCGCAGAGGAATCGGACTGGCCACTGCTCAGCCGCTATACGTCCTGCGCTTAGACCCGAACAGGAACGCACTCATCGTGGGAAGGGAGGACGAGCTCTATGCCAACGAACTGGTGGCCAGCGAGGTAAACCTGATCGCCCAGCTCGCCCTTTCAGAACCACAACTGGTCCAGGCCAAGATTCGCTATCGAACGCCCGTGGCCGAAGCCATAATAAGACCTCTCGACCTCACCACTGTGCACGTTCACTTTAAGGAGCCGCAAAGGGCAATCACCCCGGGACAGGCCGTAGTCTTCTACGATGGCGATGTAGTTATTGGCGGAGGGGCAATACTGGAAACGAAAGAAAAAAAATTTCTGAAACGTTTCAGAAAAACTATTGACATAGGAGGATACACCTGCTAG
- a CDS encoding ABC transporter permease: protein MAGYFPAAFLRWEVILPLIPALFFFLLFLILPLIATFRLSLEPNVLVQSKETGFGNYIYYFQKEFYINVLWRTLRISVLTVFFALLIGYPLAYILKNLSAHLGSTLILGLSFPILGGPLIVVLGWMILLANGGPLNEMLMSIGLLEGPLELLSTEKAVVISLVQFTLSFVVLNIFNALIRIDPALTEAASSLGANNVRAFIHITWPLSLPGVLSATLIAFSLSMSAFVSPHYLGGDANLVVTTLITQFMLSTFNWQMASTAAVILLVIALVIMFFYNKVVSQAIKGGSG from the coding sequence ATGGCTGGTTACTTTCCGGCCGCCTTCCTGCGCTGGGAGGTGATACTGCCCCTTATACCCGCCCTATTTTTCTTCCTCCTCTTCCTCATTTTACCCCTTATCGCTACCTTCCGCCTGAGCCTCGAGCCCAACGTACTAGTGCAGAGCAAGGAGACCGGCTTCGGTAATTATATCTATTACTTCCAGAAAGAGTTCTATATCAATGTCCTCTGGCGAACGCTACGCATCTCAGTCCTCACCGTCTTCTTCGCCCTTCTCATCGGCTATCCCCTGGCTTACATCTTAAAGAACCTCTCGGCTCATCTGGGAAGCACCCTGATCCTGGGACTAAGCTTCCCTATCCTCGGTGGTCCCCTGATAGTTGTCCTTGGTTGGATGATCCTGTTGGCCAACGGTGGCCCCTTGAATGAGATGTTGATGTCTATCGGTTTGCTCGAAGGGCCGCTAGAACTGCTCAGCACAGAGAAGGCTGTCGTCATCAGCCTGGTACAGTTCACTCTCTCCTTCGTCGTTCTTAACATCTTCAATGCCCTTATCCGCATCGATCCAGCCTTGACCGAGGCCGCCAGCAGTCTGGGGGCAAACAATGTACGCGCCTTCATTCATATTACCTGGCCACTGAGCCTACCTGGTGTTCTTTCGGCTACCCTGATCGCCTTCTCACTCTCCATGAGCGCCTTCGTCAGTCCCCATTATCTCGGCGGTGATGCCAATCTGGTGGTCACCACCCTCATCACCCAATTTATGTTGAGCACCTTCAACTGGCAGATGGCCTCCACCGCGGCAGTCATCCTGCTGGTCATCGCTCTAGTAATTATGTTCTTCTACAACAAGGTCGTTTCCCAGGCCATCAAAGGCGGATCGGGATAG
- a CDS encoding ABC transporter permease, translated as MKQARITDLLSYTFLILVYIYVLAPALVVIYGSFNSATSFPSPFESATLRWYLQILRHKEFIDSIKVSLIVATCAAAIATLLGTPVAFQFVRKQFPGKDALAAFFMSPLVIPQIVMGLAMLQMLSLFKLPISIVGLILAHAVFVMPYVIRAMMTSLTLFDLAWEEAAMNLGANRLKTLWYVTLPITKAGMTAGFVFSFIMSFVNVPLSLFLTTPVSMTLPIRIYAYMESRIDPFVAAIGALMVIAIFATSFFIEKVLRIRLLV; from the coding sequence ATGAAACAAGCCAGGATAACCGATCTACTGAGTTACACTTTCCTCATCCTTGTCTACATCTACGTGCTGGCGCCGGCCCTGGTGGTGATCTATGGTTCCTTCAACTCGGCCACTAGTTTCCCCAGCCCCTTTGAGTCAGCCACGCTGAGGTGGTACCTTCAGATACTACGGCATAAGGAGTTCATCGACTCGATCAAGGTGAGCCTGATTGTAGCCACCTGTGCCGCCGCTATCGCTACGCTACTGGGAACGCCAGTAGCCTTCCAGTTTGTGCGCAAGCAATTCCCAGGCAAGGATGCTCTCGCCGCCTTTTTCATGTCCCCATTGGTCATCCCCCAGATCGTCATGGGACTAGCCATGCTCCAGATGCTCAGCCTATTCAAACTGCCAATCAGCATCGTCGGGCTCATCCTGGCCCACGCTGTCTTCGTAATGCCCTACGTCATCAGAGCGATGATGACCAGCCTGACACTCTTTGACCTAGCCTGGGAAGAAGCAGCGATGAACCTGGGAGCCAACAGGCTGAAGACCCTTTGGTATGTGACCCTGCCCATCACCAAGGCCGGAATGACGGCCGGCTTTGTCTTTTCCTTCATCATGTCCTTCGTCAATGTGCCTCTATCTCTATTCTTGACCACGCCGGTCAGCATGACGTTGCCGATAAGGATATATGCTTATATGGAGTCAAGAATCGATCCATTCGTGGCAGCCATCGGCGCGCTGATGGTTATCGCCATTTTTGCCACCAGCTTCTTCATCGAGAAGGTGCTGCGCATCCGTTTGTTGGTTTAA
- a CDS encoding ABC transporter ATP-binding protein gives MDAVELKNITMTFKEVKAVDNMSLVIQEGEFLALLGPSGCGKTTTLRVIAGFERADSGEVYLSGENITDKPPYKRNIGMVFQNYALFPHMTVFDNIAFGLRMRGRRGREITERVQNALKLVRMEGLGRRYPRQLSGGQQQRVALARAIAIEPSVLLLDEPLSNLDAKLREEMRIELRQIQKRIGITTIFVTHDQEEALTLSDRLVLMNCGRVEQIGTPIEIYEKPRSTFTANFIGQSNFLRGKVVAVEANGAIIITDTGLQVCADRETQAPVGSEVLVVIRLGRMKIAPAEEEVLGGNVYPAKVEFVTYLGSSIQYICSVGKQKMAVITGNEVGTPLFRIGDDVKLTWQPGDCIVIKE, from the coding sequence ATGGATGCCGTAGAGTTGAAAAATATCACCATGACCTTCAAGGAAGTCAAGGCCGTGGACAACATGTCCCTGGTCATACAGGAGGGAGAGTTCCTGGCCCTTCTGGGTCCAAGCGGTTGTGGTAAAACGACCACCCTGCGCGTGATCGCTGGCTTCGAGAGAGCCGATAGTGGAGAGGTTTATCTGAGCGGGGAGAATATCACCGACAAGCCACCCTACAAACGTAATATCGGCATGGTCTTCCAAAACTATGCCCTCTTCCCCCATATGACTGTATTCGATAACATCGCCTTCGGTCTGCGCATGCGGGGTAGGCGGGGACGAGAGATAACCGAGCGGGTACAGAACGCTCTCAAGCTGGTGCGCATGGAAGGGCTCGGCCGGCGCTATCCCCGCCAGCTGAGCGGTGGACAGCAACAGCGGGTGGCCCTGGCTCGGGCCATAGCCATCGAGCCATCCGTCTTGCTCCTTGATGAGCCACTGAGCAATCTGGACGCCAAGCTGCGGGAGGAGATGCGCATCGAATTACGGCAGATCCAGAAACGCATCGGCATCACCACGATCTTCGTCACCCATGACCAGGAAGAAGCCTTGACCTTGTCTGACCGTTTAGTGCTGATGAATTGTGGACGGGTTGAGCAAATAGGCACGCCCATCGAGATCTATGAGAAGCCGCGGAGCACCTTCACCGCTAATTTCATCGGTCAATCCAACTTCCTACGGGGCAAAGTTGTGGCCGTGGAGGCAAACGGGGCGATCATCATCACCGATACAGGGCTACAGGTCTGCGCTGATAGGGAGACGCAGGCACCCGTTGGGAGTGAGGTATTGGTGGTGATCAGATTGGGGCGGATGAAGATCGCTCCGGCCGAAGAAGAAGTCCTCGGAGGCAACGTATACCCAGCTAAGGTGGAGTTTGTAACCTACCTGGGTTCAAGTATCCAATACATCTGTTCCGTTGGGAAACAGAAAATGGCCGTTATCACCGGCAACGAGGTGGGCACACCCCTCTTCAGGATAGGGGATGATGTCAAATTGACCTGGCAGCCAGGCGACTGTATCGTCATCAAGGAGTAA
- a CDS encoding ABC transporter substrate-binding protein, with amino-acid sequence MAKRKRQDHPEESSEKSSWLEKETSRRSFLKLSAFAAAGLGLAAAGCAPAAAPTPTPTKPPVAAATPTPTPKPAPTPTPTVIVREKRNLVVSTWGGMTEESLKKYVIPKFEKESNCTVTLDIGGQGARYNKLLAQKASPTVDVFFSTDEAVHAGLKENLFAKLEAKNIPRWKEVYDWMNTTGEYGVTYSVITYALAYHTEKVKNPPTSWNDCWREEFKKRFSAPAPAHSNAPAFLITAAELAGGSVDNIEPGFKKLAELRPNKLTVFWTDWAPLLKTGDTWLATEFDYYVRIMQVQGYPVEFVLPKEKGFVAVETLSVVNGSKNKELAEAYINAMLDPEGQAAIAKDYFIGPSNKNAKVDPAVANKISYGDNLTKLGRVFDSKIWAERRPMWTEKWNTEVLPKWQV; translated from the coding sequence ATGGCAAAACGCAAACGGCAAGACCATCCCGAGGAAAGTTCTGAGAAATCCTCTTGGCTGGAGAAGGAGACATCACGAAGGTCCTTTCTGAAGCTCAGCGCCTTCGCTGCAGCCGGCCTGGGTTTAGCAGCAGCTGGGTGCGCTCCGGCGGCCGCTCCGACGCCTACCCCAACGAAGCCTCCGGTAGCAGCAGCCACCCCCACACCCACACCCAAGCCTGCCCCTACACCCACACCAACAGTGATCGTGCGAGAGAAACGAAACCTGGTTGTCTCCACCTGGGGTGGCATGACCGAAGAGAGCCTGAAGAAATACGTCATCCCCAAGTTCGAGAAGGAGTCCAACTGTACGGTCACGCTGGATATTGGTGGACAAGGAGCCCGCTACAATAAGTTGCTGGCCCAGAAGGCGAGCCCTACCGTTGACGTATTCTTCTCCACTGATGAGGCCGTTCACGCTGGCTTAAAAGAGAACCTGTTCGCCAAGCTGGAGGCGAAGAATATCCCTCGCTGGAAGGAAGTTTATGACTGGATGAATACCACGGGGGAATATGGGGTGACCTATAGTGTGATCACCTATGCCTTAGCCTACCACACCGAGAAGGTGAAGAATCCTCCCACTAGCTGGAATGACTGCTGGCGGGAGGAGTTCAAGAAAAGATTCTCCGCCCCAGCCCCAGCTCATAGCAACGCGCCCGCCTTTCTGATCACAGCGGCCGAGCTGGCCGGGGGCAGCGTGGACAACATCGAGCCAGGGTTCAAGAAACTGGCCGAGCTTAGACCAAATAAGCTGACCGTATTCTGGACGGATTGGGCACCCCTGTTGAAGACGGGCGATACCTGGCTGGCCACCGAGTTCGACTACTATGTAAGGATTATGCAGGTGCAAGGCTATCCTGTCGAATTCGTCCTACCCAAGGAGAAGGGGTTTGTGGCCGTGGAAACCCTGAGCGTGGTTAATGGTAGTAAGAACAAGGAGCTGGCCGAGGCGTACATCAACGCCATGCTCGATCCAGAGGGACAGGCGGCCATAGCCAAAGACTATTTCATCGGGCCATCAAACAAGAATGCCAAGGTAGACCCGGCGGTGGCAAACAAGATCAGCTATGGCGACAACCTAACCAAGCTAGGACGTGTCTTCGACTCGAAGATCTGGGCCGAAAGGCGCCCGATGTGGACGGAGAAGTGGAATACGGAAGTCCTACCGAAGTGGCAGGTCTAA